In Eubalaena glacialis isolate mEubGla1 chromosome 2, mEubGla1.1.hap2.+ XY, whole genome shotgun sequence, a single genomic region encodes these proteins:
- the LOC133084931 gene encoding high affinity cAMP-specific and IBMX-insensitive 3',5'-cyclic phosphodiesterase 8A-like: MGCAPSIHASESRAVYHGGNEAEDAPGPTATPLLPGGPRLPPGQTTAASARSCGSSLVESEPSGGSGSGNGNTKSSVKGERFI, encoded by the exons ATGGGCTGTGCCCCGAGCATCCACGCTTCCGAGAGCCGGGCGGTGTACCACGGCGGCAACGAGGCCGAGGACGCGCCGGGCCCCACGGCGACGCCGTTGCTGCCCGGCGGGCCGCGCCTCCCACCTGGTCAGACGACGGCCGCCTCGGCCCGGTCCTGCGGCTCCAGCCTCGTGGAGTCCGAGCCAagcggcggcagcggcagcggcaaCGGCAACACG AAATCTTCAGTAAAAGGCGAAAGATTTATTTGA